CGCCTCGTTCACATTCGGCGTGCCGATGGCGAAGGATCTCGAGTTCTTCGGCAACGGCGAGGCGCAGCGGCTGTTCGGCGCAGCGGTCGACCGCATGAAGGCGCTCGGGGGCACGCCAGTGGACATCGACCTGGCGCCCTTCCTCGAGACGGCGCGCCTGCTCTACGGCGGGCCGTGGGTCGCGGAGCGTTACCTCGCGATCCGCGACTTCTTCGAGGCATATCCCGACGCGGTATTCGCGCCGGTGCGGGAGATCATCGGCGGCGGACGGCGGTACAGTGCCGCCGACACGTTTGCGCACCTCTACCGGCTGCGGGGGCTCAAACGCGTGTGTGACGCGGTGTGGGACGACATCGATGTGCTGCTGACGCCCACCGTGGGCACGATCTACCGCATCGCCGAGATGGAGGCCGACCCGATCCGCCTGAATGCGAATCTCGGTCACTACACCAATTTCGTCAACCTGCTCGACCTGGCCGCCACCGCGGTGCCGGCCGGCTTTCAGTCCGATGGGCTGCCGTTTGGGGTGACGCTGATCGCGCCCGCGCACCAGGATGCCCCGTTGCTGCACCTGGCGTCCCGCCTGCACCAGGCCCTCGGGGGCACGCTCGGCGCCACGGCGCAGCCGCTGCCGCCGGCGGAATCGCTGTCGGTGTTGCCCAGTGGTCAGGTGCGTGTGGCGGTGGTCGGCGCACACCTCTCCGGGCTGCCGCTGAATGCGCAACTCACGGGGCGCGGAGGGCGTCTGGTGACCGCCACCCGGACGGCCCCGCGATACCGCCTCTACGCGTTACCGGACGGGAAACGGCCGGGACTGGCCCGGGTCGCTTCAGGGGGCGCTGCAATCGCCTGCGAGGTTTGGGAGTTGCCGCTGGACCAGTTCGGCTCCTTCGTCGCCGGTATCCCGGCGCCGCTGGGCATGGGCCAGGTGGAGCTGGCGGACGGCACCCTCGTCAACGGGTTCATCTGCGAG
This region of Tepidimonas taiwanensis genomic DNA includes:
- the atzF gene encoding allophanate hydrolase; amino-acid sequence: MTFSFDIATLRRLYTTGALTPSQLVEELIARLDGEDRHRVWIQRLDADALRGYARALEGQDPASLPLYGVPFAIKDNIDLAGVPTTAGCPAFAYTPTRHATVVQRLLDAGAIPVGKTNLDQFATGLNGTRSPYGACRNAFHPDYISGGSSSGSAVAVALGLVSFALGTDTAGSGRVPAAFNHLIGHKPTCGALSTRGVVPACRSLDQVSIFALTADDAERVLAVAAGFDAEDEYSRPLAPHGFDFGRAASFTFGVPMAKDLEFFGNGEAQRLFGAAVDRMKALGGTPVDIDLAPFLETARLLYGGPWVAERYLAIRDFFEAYPDAVFAPVREIIGGGRRYSAADTFAHLYRLRGLKRVCDAVWDDIDVLLTPTVGTIYRIAEMEADPIRLNANLGHYTNFVNLLDLAATAVPAGFQSDGLPFGVTLIAPAHQDAPLLHLASRLHQALGGTLGATAQPLPPAESLSVLPSGQVRVAVVGAHLSGLPLNAQLTGRGGRLVTATRTAPRYRLYALPDGKRPGLARVASGGAAIACEVWELPLDQFGSFVAGIPAPLGMGQVELADGTLVNGFICEPIGIADARDITAFGGWRAWLAAASTGGA